The genomic segment ATTCAAGCCTCTCAGTTGGCAACGCACTGATTACGATGTACGCTAGGTGTGGTCTTGTTGAAGCCGCTGATACAGTGTTTGTTACAATGCCATATGTGGATTCAGTATCCTGGAATGCCATGATTGCAGCTCTTGCACAACATGGGCACGGTGTCAAAGCCATTCAACTCTATGAACAGATGTTGAGGGAGGATATATTACCTGATCGGATAACTTTTCTCACTATTCTATCTGCTTGTAGCCATGCAGGTTTGGTCAAAGAGGGACGCCATTATTTTGATACAATGCGGGCTCATTATGGTATAACCCCAGAAGAGGATCATTATTCTCGTTTGATTGATTTGTTATGTCGTGCTGGTATGTTCTCGGAAGCAAAGAATGTCACGGAATCAATGCCTTTTGAGCCCAGCGCACCAATTTGGGAGGCTCTGCTTTCTGGTTGTCGGATTCATGGGAACACGGAATTAGGTATTCAAGCTGCAGAAAAGCTCTTAAAGCTTATGCCACAGCAAGATGGAACCTACATTAGTCTTTCCAATATGTATGCCACTTTAGGTCAGTGGGATGAAGTTGCCAGGGTGAGGAAATTAATGAGGGAGCGAGGGGTTAAGAAGGAACCTGGGTGTAGTTGGATTGAGGTTGAAAACATGGTCCATGTCTTTTTGGTTGATGATGCTGTACACCCTGAGGTGCATGCTGTGTACAAATATCTGGAGCATCTGGTACATGAAATGAGGAAATTAGGTTATGTTCCTGATACGAAGTATGTATTACATGATATGGAATCTGAACAAAAGGAAAATGCTTTGTCTACTCATAGTGAAAAGCTTGCTGTTGTTTACGGAATTATGAAAATTCCTTTAGGAGCTAAGATTCGGGTTTTCAAAAATTTGAGGATTTGCGGGGACTGCCATAGTGCATTCAAATTTATCTCCAAAGTGGTAGATCGAGAGATAATTGTCAGAGATAGGAAGAGATTTCACCATTTTAGAAACGGTGAATGTTCTTGTGGCAACTATTGGTAGCAAGAGGTTCTGTTATTTGATTATCATCAAGTGTTAATGTTAACAGCACTCCGATGAATTTTAGAATATATGAAATGCAACCTAAAGTCTTTGCAACGGGGAATTCAGAATGGAGACTGTATCGTATTAGAATGCCCCAAAATAAAAGGGTTGATCACTGGTAATATGATTTTCTTATTACACTTTTTCCTCTTTTGTGccattttagttttgtttttgctaaattgattcttaatcttTCTGTTATTATTTCAATGTTCACCATCCTTTTGTCATTACTTCTTACATCATTGTTTGTGCACTCTCCAGGATGAAAATTTGTCTTATGCTAATCTACTCCTCCACACTGATACTGAAACCAAATGTGAGAGCATAACAAAAACACGAGGTGACGTGCTGTTTAATCCTCTTGGAAGCAATTACCCTTTGTCTGTATCCTCTCCATAGCAGCAACTTCGATCTGAAAGATGATACATTAGATGGAATTTTGACCGTCCAACTGACCACTGCATTAAGATACATGGAGAGATAATTGAACTGTtcataatttagtttttgtagAAAAAACTAACCTGTATCTTAGAAAACTACACTAAATTGATTATGTATTGAACTGAGATgtaataaatttagttaattatttatactaaaCAACTAAATAGAACTATTATAGCTTCAACTACTAAACCAAATTGAAAAGCAATAGTTTAGTTTAATTAGAATAGTGCGCtgagttatttttaaaagttgttcTGTATTAAAAGGaactaaaaatagtttattttaataagaggtaatttaaatttttatagtttagtttaattaagtttagtTTTTCACAACACTCTTATTCAAAGAAAGACGTAATGAAAAAAGATGTAAAGAGTTTGATTGAAGtgtttattaaaatgaaaattaatgctatttatatttcaacacaattgttttttttattcgaAATAATCAAAACTACagataaatgaagaaaatgtttttatttgaaaattatgaatagaaagaaagaaatgagtGTTGATGTTCAGacattaataaaactaaataatcagCACATTTTGTATTGAAAATTAACCAAAATTTTCCATTTAGAATATACTTTAACACTAAGctccaaaaataattatactaacTTTTAACTAAACActttaaaatacataaacaaacaaatatacttccccataagttaaaattagtttatatataatttacaaaaatcattttatataagctcttttaatttaatttaattcataagctaattctaaattataaaaaccaacttatttcatctttcttaatttttctttattcacaaacaaattataatgtttaataACTTATCATGTCTTCCATCATGTCACCACAATTGTATACAGATAggtattttcaaatttacattAATGAAACAATTTCCCCTAAAAACTTAGGTTGATAAGGTTTTCTTAAAAGTTTGGATGTTTTTCAAGGAAACTATCCTTATATTATTCTAAagttctaaaatttaaaatttccttTATTATCATGTACATCATTTGACTCTACCGTGGACTTAATAATCTAGTAAATAAATccatcaaatatttaaaatatacatctTTTAGGTCATATTGTAAGTTTCTTTtagatcaaaataaaaataaacaactgCTCAAATTAACATGATTTATCTAAGTATGGTTTTACAGTTAAGAAATGTTCTAATCTGTGATTGAATATGTTTACAAATTACAAATAGCAGATCTTTTGCTTAAACCCAGGAGCTAGTGAAAATGTCTCTTTGTTTCGATGAATTAACTCTGCAAGAAGATTAGGTTTGATGATTTCATCAAAAGAAAAGGTACAGTGCCATCAAACTTAAGATATAAGAGCTACACTCAACTTTACATCTTATccatttttaatcatatttatttgtgaaaactaaaaaatatactaGTTATTCACCAAATTGCTATGAatatgagaaagaaaaatggatTGAATTTGATGAGATACTTGACTTTAGAAATGAAGAAATTTTCCTCTAAATTTTCCTGTGCCAATGTAAATCTTTTTTTTGGGGGTGAATCATGTACCAGAGTAATCCTGAATATACTAAATGCTGATCTTCTGAAGTGTAAATGGCAAAACATTAATGTTCCACCAGACAATCTAAAATGCTTACCAAAGCATAGAGAGTTTGAACCATAGCTATGGTGAtatttgctttttcttctcaatgTTTTTGAGAAAAGAAATACTAGTAAGTACACATGATTATTTTCCCACAACACAACCATGAGGAAAGCAGAAGACACAAAGCACATGCCATGATTCCAAAGCTAAACTTCTTCCGGCCATTGTTTATAACATAACACAGACTTTTCAGGTTAATGCCACACAGAAACTCCAAATACTGTGCCAACTTTTGCTTCTTCCCTCGGTAACTTAAATGTTTAGTTAATTAGAATTGACTTGAAGTAGTGTATCTGTCATTGTCTACCTAAACACACAAACCAAAACATGTGTTGGAGAGGGGAAGCTTGGAAAAAGGGAAGAGAGAGGATGAtgcaacttttttaaaagttaaagttattGAGGCAAAATAGAGACTCAATACTGTGGAGAGAAGGGAATAAAGAATCATCTACATGATAAAGAAATAGACACAAAATTTTCACCCATTCAGGATGACAAACATTCATTACTCTAGGTATATTTGATCTTTACCTTGTAATGTAAAAAAATGTCACTTTCATGAGCTAATTACACCCTTCTTCACAACAAAATCATCTTACCTAACTACAAGAAATAGAGTCCCAGATTTAACCGTCCCGGACTATTTTCCTATCTGCTAAAGTCTAATTACCAgaaattttcaatctttttcatcCAAAAGCTATATATAGAAACAATCCATTGCATGAAGAATTATCCCTCCTCAATCAATCATCTTCGACTGTCAATAATCTGTGCAGGAAAATGAAGTTGTAAGATgacagaagcagaatatagaaaTATAGAAATCTAATGACAAACTGAACCTAGTAATATTAAAATCCATCCATTCCATATAATGATGTTTAACACATACCATCATGTTTCTTCTTCAAACTCCTAGCAAACAACAAGCATATAACCACAAAAGCCACTCCAGCTGCCCCTCCTAATATTATAGCCACTGTCTTCGTTGGATTTTGCCCTGCCATTACATCAATTAGCTACAAATAACTTCACAATCCAAATAAGATACACATTGAGGAAGGAAAGTTGAACATTCACCATTGCATTTGAACAATGGAACAAACAAAGAATACTGTCTCAAAATTGAGCTGTGTGTATGTGAAATTAAACAGGGACAAACAAACACGAATTCAATATGACAAGAGAAATTAACACAGTCTCTTCTGTCAATATTATCTCTTTTGGTGTTTAGGTATTAGTTATTACCAGAAGAAGACGAGGAGAAGGAATTAGAGGAAGATGAAGCTGCAGATGAAGAGTGTTTTCCTGGAACCCCATTAGGATAATAGCTATAACTGATGAAGCACTTGTACAAATAGACCTGGCCTGAAATGGAACTTCCACATTCTA from the Vigna angularis cultivar LongXiaoDou No.4 chromosome 3, ASM1680809v1, whole genome shotgun sequence genome contains:
- the LOC108341210 gene encoding pentatricopeptide repeat-containing protein At1g25360 isoform X2, with translation MITAFSHSHDGHAALQLFIQMKRLGFVPDPFSFSSVLGALSLIADEERHCQQFHCEVLKRGLLSGPSVLNALMSCYVCCASSPLVDSCLLMAAARKLFDEAPRGLRDEPSWTTIIAGYVRNGDLVAARELLDGMTDHIAVAWNAMISGYVHRGFYEAAFDLLRKMYSLGIQLDEYTYTSIISAASNAGLFYIGRQVHAYVLRTVLQPSQHFVLSVNNVLITFYTRFDKLAEAKQVFDRMPVKDLVSWNAILSGYVNARCIEEANSIFREMPERSLLTWTVMISGLAQNGFGEDGLKLFNQMKLGGLEPCDYAYAGAVASCSVLGSLDNGQQLHSQIIRLGYDSSLSVGNALITMYARCGLVEAADTVFVTMPYVDSVSWNAMIAALAQHGHGVKAIQLYEQMLREDILPDRITFLTILSACSHAGLVKEGRHYFDTMRAHYGITPEEDHYSRLIDLLCRAGMFSEAKNVTESMPFEPSAPIWEALLSGCRIHGNTELGIQAAEKLLKLMPQQDGTYISLSNMYATLGQWDEVARVRKLMRERGVKKEPGCSWIEVENMVHVFLVDDAVHPEVHAVYKYLEHLVHEMRKLGYVPDTKYVLHDMESEQKENALSTHSEKLAVVYGIMKIPLGAKIRVFKNLRICGDCHSAFKFISKVVDREIIVRDRKRFHHFRNGECSCGNYW